Proteins encoded in a region of the Nitrospirota bacterium genome:
- a CDS encoding DbpA RNA binding domain-containing protein, whose protein sequence is GIRPGDLVGAIANEVKVNSNVIGAIEIEDRFSIVDVPESLAARIIDLLGRARIKGRKVPVRLFR, encoded by the coding sequence CGGTATCAGGCCGGGCGACCTTGTGGGCGCAATCGCCAACGAGGTGAAGGTCAACTCCAACGTCATCGGCGCGATCGAGATCGAAGATCGGTTTTCCATCGTCGATGTCCCGGAATCCCTCGCCGCCCGTATTATCGACCTGCTCGGCCGCGCTCGGATCAAAGGCCGGAAAGTGCCGGTACGATTATTTCGCTAA